From a region of the Rouxiella sp. S1S-2 genome:
- a CDS encoding PTS sugar transporter subunit IIC codes for MSFLYFIVNDVLGQASILIALIAMVGLIALKKSVGQVITGTLKTLLGFLVLLAGANIIVGALNFLGEVFQKGFHMRGVVTDVGSIAGIAQQTLGRETALIMVLAFIINILIARFTRFKYIFLTGQASLWMATVCSVVGYMGGLRGTELIVMGGCIAGLMAVGMPALAQPIVRKITGSDDIALGHFCTLGYLIQAGVAKLTGNVNKSTEDIELPSAFSFLQDTYLSMMVVMIPIYLIPTIAAGPEVVAQYSKGVSYLVFAFLQSVQFVVGVYVLLAGVRLLLAEIVPAFRGIALRIVPNAVPALDCPVLFPYAPNAVIIGFISTTIGSVIGMFLFPSVGLAMILPGMLTNFFAGGTAGIFANAVGGRRGVVIGGVFHGLLITLLPALLLPLLGSYGLQNVTFSDADIISVGLIYGHILNFFH; via the coding sequence ATGTCTTTCTTATATTTTATTGTGAATGACGTATTAGGCCAGGCTTCAATACTTATCGCCCTTATCGCTATGGTAGGGCTGATTGCTTTAAAGAAAAGTGTCGGTCAGGTGATCACCGGCACGCTGAAAACGCTGCTCGGTTTCCTGGTGCTGCTGGCAGGGGCCAACATCATCGTCGGCGCCTTAAACTTTTTGGGAGAAGTCTTCCAAAAAGGTTTCCACATGCGCGGCGTGGTAACTGACGTGGGTTCTATAGCGGGTATCGCCCAGCAAACGCTTGGGCGTGAAACGGCACTGATCATGGTGCTGGCCTTTATTATCAACATTCTGATTGCCCGTTTTACCCGCTTCAAATACATCTTTTTGACCGGTCAGGCCTCACTGTGGATGGCAACAGTGTGCTCGGTTGTGGGCTATATGGGCGGCCTGCGCGGTACTGAGCTTATTGTGATGGGGGGATGCATTGCCGGATTGATGGCGGTGGGAATGCCAGCGCTTGCTCAACCCATCGTGCGCAAGATAACCGGTTCGGACGATATAGCGTTAGGGCATTTCTGCACCCTCGGATATCTGATCCAGGCCGGCGTCGCCAAGCTCACCGGTAACGTGAATAAGAGCACGGAAGATATTGAATTGCCGAGTGCTTTTTCCTTTTTGCAGGATACCTATCTGTCGATGATGGTGGTGATGATCCCAATCTATCTCATCCCGACCATCGCCGCCGGGCCGGAGGTGGTGGCCCAGTATTCGAAGGGTGTCAGCTATCTGGTATTTGCTTTCCTGCAGTCGGTGCAATTTGTGGTTGGTGTCTATGTGTTGCTTGCGGGTGTGCGTCTGCTGCTGGCTGAAATTGTTCCGGCGTTTCGCGGCATTGCGCTGCGTATCGTGCCCAATGCCGTGCCTGCGCTTGATTGCCCTGTGCTGTTTCCCTACGCCCCAAACGCGGTGATTATCGGTTTTATCTCGACGACAATTGGCTCTGTGATTGGCATGTTTCTTTTCCCCAGTGTGGGGCTGGCGATGATACTGCCGGGAATGTTAACCAACTTTTTTGCCGGAGGGACGGCGGGAATTTTTGCTAACGCGGTCGGTGGACGTCGCGGTGTGGTGATTGGCGGTGTTTTTCACGGGCTCCTGATTACTTTGCTGCCTGCACTGCTCCTGCCTTTACTCGGCAGTTATGGGCTGCAAAACGTCACTTTCAGTGATGCAGACATTATCAGTGTCGGTCTGATTTATGGGCATATCCTGAATTTCTTCCACTAA
- a CDS encoding PTS sugar transporter subunit IIB — protein MKSLTILAVCGAGLGSSFACEMSIEAALKDLGIKANLSHCDISSAASTRADIIVTGSNFKSQFENYTLDSTVIYLKRLVDKKEITEKLTPVLKVLGYMN, from the coding sequence ATGAAATCTTTAACAATATTAGCAGTCTGCGGTGCAGGTTTGGGAAGCAGTTTCGCCTGCGAAATGAGTATCGAAGCGGCGCTCAAGGATTTGGGTATTAAAGCTAACCTGTCTCATTGTGATATCTCAAGTGCAGCCTCTACGCGAGCGGATATTATTGTGACAGGTTCTAACTTTAAGTCTCAATTTGAGAACTACACGCTTGATTCCACTGTTATTTATCTTAAACGTTTGGTGGATAAAAAAGAAATTACCGAAAAATTAACCCCGGTATTAAAAGTGTTGGGATATATGAATTAA
- the pta gene encoding phosphate acetyltransferase: MLVPIGNSVGLTSVSLGVIRAIEQKGVSLSVFKPVSQPRSGGDAPDQTTTIIRANSNITAAEPLKMKHVQSLLSSNQQDVLMEEIVANYHANTKNAEVVLVEGLVSTRTHQFASALNYEIAKTLNAEIVFVIGQGNDTAAQLKDRIELARSVFGGSKNKSITGVIINKVNAPVDEQGRTRPDLSEIFDDSTKANFAHVDIEQLIALSPVPVLGCIPWSFEMIAVRAIDMAQHLDARLINEGDVKTRRIKSVTFCARSIPNMLEHFRPGSLLVTSADRPDVLVAACLAAMNGIELGAILLTGGYPVDERIKKLCARAFDTGLPVFMVDSNTWQTSLNLQSFSLEVPADDHQRVEKLQHYVSSHINADWINSLSAHSERSHRLSPPAFRYQLTELARKAGKRIVLPEGDEPRTVKAASLCAERGIAECVLLGNPDEIKRVAAAQGITLGAGIQIVDPVAVREEYVARLVELRKSKGMTEVVAREQLEDNVVLGTLMLEKGEVDGLVSGAVHTTANTIRPPLQLIKTAPGSSLVSSVFFMLLPDQVLVYGDCAINPDPTAEQLSEIAIQSADSAAAFGIEPRVAMISYSTGNSGAGSDVEKVREATRLAQEKRPDLIIDGPLQYDAAIMADVAKSKAPNSPVAGQATVFIFPDLNTGNTTYKAVQRSADLVSIGPMLQGMRKPVNDLSRGALVDDIVYTVALTAIQSAQADEAVAVK, encoded by the coding sequence ATGTTGGTTCCAATTGGTAATAGCGTCGGCCTGACTAGCGTCAGCCTGGGCGTTATTCGTGCTATCGAACAGAAAGGCGTGAGCCTGAGCGTGTTTAAACCGGTTTCACAGCCGCGCTCAGGGGGTGATGCTCCCGATCAAACCACCACGATTATTCGTGCAAATTCTAACATCACGGCGGCAGAACCGCTGAAGATGAAGCACGTACAAAGCCTGTTAAGCTCTAATCAGCAGGACGTGTTGATGGAAGAGATTGTGGCCAATTACCATGCCAACACCAAGAATGCCGAAGTGGTCTTGGTTGAAGGTCTGGTATCGACCCGCACTCATCAGTTCGCCAGCGCATTGAACTACGAAATTGCCAAAACCCTGAATGCCGAAATTGTGTTTGTTATCGGCCAAGGCAACGACACGGCCGCCCAGCTTAAAGACCGCATTGAACTGGCTCGCAGCGTGTTCGGCGGCAGCAAGAATAAAAGCATTACCGGCGTTATCATCAACAAGGTCAATGCACCGGTTGATGAACAGGGTCGCACCCGTCCAGACCTGTCAGAAATTTTTGATGATTCGACGAAAGCAAACTTTGCCCACGTAGACATCGAGCAACTGATTGCGCTTAGCCCAGTACCGGTTCTTGGCTGCATTCCGTGGAGCTTCGAGATGATCGCGGTTCGCGCAATCGACATGGCCCAGCACCTTGACGCACGCCTGATTAATGAAGGGGACGTCAAAACCCGCCGCATTAAATCAGTGACATTCTGCGCCCGCAGTATTCCAAACATGCTCGAACATTTTCGCCCTGGCTCACTGTTGGTGACGTCCGCAGATCGTCCCGACGTGCTGGTCGCCGCCTGTCTGGCAGCGATGAACGGTATCGAACTCGGTGCTATTCTGTTGACCGGCGGTTATCCGGTTGATGAACGTATTAAAAAACTGTGTGCTCGCGCTTTTGACACCGGCCTGCCGGTATTTATGGTCGACAGCAACACCTGGCAGACCTCGCTGAACTTACAAAGCTTCAGCCTCGAAGTGCCTGCCGATGACCACCAGCGCGTAGAGAAGCTGCAGCATTATGTTTCTTCTCACATTAACGCGGACTGGATAAACTCACTCAGCGCCCACTCAGAGCGTTCACATCGTCTTTCCCCACCGGCGTTCCGCTATCAGTTGACCGAACTGGCACGCAAAGCCGGTAAACGCATCGTGCTGCCAGAGGGCGACGAGCCGCGTACCGTTAAAGCGGCCTCACTGTGCGCCGAGCGGGGTATCGCCGAGTGTGTGCTGTTGGGTAATCCGGATGAAATCAAACGCGTCGCGGCGGCTCAGGGCATTACTCTGGGTGCCGGCATTCAGATCGTAGACCCGGTTGCGGTACGTGAAGAATACGTTGCCCGTTTGGTTGAACTTCGCAAAAGCAAAGGCATGACCGAAGTGGTTGCGCGTGAGCAACTGGAAGATAACGTCGTACTTGGCACGCTGATGCTCGAGAAAGGTGAAGTTGATGGCCTGGTTTCGGGCGCCGTTCACACCACCGCCAATACCATTCGTCCGCCACTGCAGCTGATTAAAACGGCACCAGGCAGTTCACTGGTTTCTTCAGTATTCTTCATGCTGCTGCCGGATCAGGTTCTGGTTTACGGTGACTGTGCGATCAACCCGGATCCTACCGCTGAGCAGCTCTCTGAAATCGCTATTCAGTCTGCGGATTCTGCTGCTGCGTTTGGTATTGAACCGCGCGTGGCGATGATTTCCTATTCCACCGGCAACTCGGGTGCGGGTAGCGACGTTGAGAAAGTTCGCGAAGCGACTCGACTGGCGCAGGAAAAGCGTCCTGACCTGATTATTGATGGCCCGTTGCAGTACGACGCCGCTATCATGGCGGATGTAGCTAAATCCAAAGCGCCTAATTCACCGGTTGCAGGCCAGGCTACCGTGTTCATCTTCCCTGACTTGAACACCGGTAATACCACCTATAAAGCGGTGCAGCGTTCTGCGGATCTGGTCTCCATCGGGCCAATGCTGCAGGGTATGCGTAAGCCGGTCAATGACCTGTCACGCGGTGCACTGGTTGACGACATCGTTTATACCGTCGCATTGACTGCGATTCAGTCTGCACAAGCTGATGAAGCGGTGGCGGTAAAATAA
- the yfbV gene encoding terminus macrodomain insulation protein YfbV has product MSSKPSGSVGWFQVFQRGQHYMKTWPSDKRLAPVFPENRIATATRFGVRFMPPLAVFTLAWQIALGGQLGPAVATSIFACSLPMQGLWWLGRRSITPLPPTLLGWFHEVRHKLVEAGLALAPIEGAPTYQSLAEVLKRAFKQLDKTFLDDL; this is encoded by the coding sequence ATGTCGAGCAAGCCATCGGGTTCCGTCGGTTGGTTTCAAGTTTTCCAGCGCGGGCAGCACTATATGAAGACCTGGCCGTCTGACAAGCGCCTCGCTCCGGTGTTTCCTGAAAATCGTATAGCTACCGCCACGCGTTTTGGCGTGCGCTTTATGCCGCCGCTGGCCGTCTTCACGCTGGCCTGGCAAATTGCACTGGGTGGGCAGCTAGGCCCGGCAGTTGCGACGTCTATTTTCGCTTGCAGCCTGCCTATGCAGGGGCTGTGGTGGTTAGGACGCCGGTCAATTACGCCTTTGCCACCCACCTTGCTGGGTTGGTTCCACGAAGTGCGCCACAAGCTGGTGGAAGCGGGACTGGCACTCGCGCCTATTGAAGGCGCACCGACTTATCAGTCTTTGGCTGAAGTCCTGAAACGCGCCTTCAAGCAGCTGGATAAAACTTTTCTCGATGACCTTTAA
- the ackA gene encoding acetate kinase — translation MSSKLVLVLNCGSSSLKFAIIDAANGEEHISGLAECFHLPEARIKWKLDGSKHEAALGAGAAHSEALKYIVNTIFAEKPELSANLVAIGHRIVHGGEKLTKSAIIDADVLQGIKDSIPFAPLHNPAHLIGIAEALKSFPKLAEKNVAVFDTAFHQTMPEESYLYALPYSLYRDHHVRRYGAHGTSHFYVTQEAAKTLGKPVDEVNLITCHLGNGGSVSAIRNGKCVDTSMGLTPLEGLVMGTRSGDIDPAIIFHLHDALGMSVDQINKMLTKESGLLGLTEVTSDCRYVEDNYATKEDAKRAMDVFCHRLAKYIGGYTSLMEGRLDAVVFTGGIGENAALVRELTLNKLGLLGFEVDHDRNLAARFGKSGEINKEGTRKALVIPTNEELVIAQDAARLTA, via the coding sequence ATGTCAAGTAAGTTAGTTCTGGTTCTTAACTGTGGCAGCTCTTCTCTCAAGTTCGCCATCATCGATGCCGCTAATGGCGAAGAACATATTTCAGGTCTGGCCGAATGCTTCCATCTTCCAGAAGCCCGCATCAAATGGAAACTTGATGGCAGTAAACATGAAGCGGCACTGGGTGCTGGCGCCGCGCATAGCGAAGCATTGAAGTACATCGTGAATACTATTTTCGCAGAAAAACCTGAGTTGTCCGCTAATCTGGTCGCTATTGGCCATCGTATCGTACACGGTGGTGAAAAACTGACGAAGTCCGCAATTATTGATGCTGATGTTTTGCAGGGTATCAAAGATTCTATCCCATTTGCACCGCTGCACAACCCGGCGCACCTGATTGGTATTGCTGAGGCATTGAAATCCTTCCCGAAATTGGCTGAAAAAAATGTTGCGGTATTCGACACTGCATTCCATCAGACCATGCCAGAAGAGTCTTATCTTTACGCCCTGCCGTACAGCCTTTACCGCGATCACCACGTTCGTCGCTATGGCGCACACGGTACCAGCCATTTCTACGTAACGCAGGAAGCGGCTAAAACGCTGGGCAAACCTGTTGATGAAGTTAACCTGATCACCTGCCACCTGGGCAACGGTGGTTCCGTCAGCGCTATTCGCAACGGTAAATGTGTCGATACCTCAATGGGCCTCACCCCGCTTGAAGGATTGGTGATGGGAACCCGCAGTGGTGATATCGACCCGGCAATTATTTTCCATCTGCACGATGCCCTGGGCATGAGTGTTGACCAAATCAACAAAATGTTGACCAAAGAGTCTGGCCTGCTGGGTCTGACCGAAGTGACCAGCGACTGCCGCTACGTTGAAGATAACTACGCCACCAAAGAAGACGCCAAACGTGCGATGGACGTATTCTGCCACCGCCTCGCCAAGTACATCGGCGGCTACACGTCACTGATGGAAGGCCGTCTGGACGCGGTAGTATTTACCGGCGGTATCGGCGAAAACGCCGCGTTGGTGCGCGAACTGACGTTGAACAAGCTGGGCCTGCTCGGCTTTGAGGTTGACCACGACCGCAACCTGGCTGCGCGTTTTGGCAAGTCGGGTGAAATCAACAAAGAAGGCACTCGTAAAGCATTGGTTATTCCAACCAATGAAGAGCTGGTGATTGCTCAAGACGCCGCGCGTCTTACTGCATAA